GCTCACACTTTACTATACCCCCTGTAAGCAGATCCTGATAGTATTGTAGCAAAACAGGTTTGTACAGAAAACGAGAATGGAAACTATAAATGCAAAGTGACTGTGTTCTCTAGGGAATGTGTTTTTTGCAGATCTacaaatagagataaaaaaaaaaagcagaagctGTAAAACAATGAAAAGTGCAGCAGATGTAATATTTTCCTAATTCACATTGGTGATTATTATATGCAGGTTCATCTCCTATGAGGTTTGCCAGATCAAGAGTCTCCCATCTGTCTCTAATGTTGTTAAACTAAGCCCAACCTGTGAAGACCGCAACTAAAGACACCAGGCTGTTAAAGCAAACTTGATCACAATATTCACTTTAAAGCTGTCAGCTGCCTCATCCAGCGCACGTGCACACTACACTGAAGTGAATTGCGTGACTGAGCAGATGGAGATTGGAGAACAACCTAGTGAcgttgtttaaaaacaaacaaaaaaacgcaaAGAGGGTTTGGGAGATATTAGCAAAGGACTTTTTGGTGCAGCAAAATATAAttcaaatttcttcattttttacaaAAGATgtaaaatccacatttttttcttgattcagacagagcatacaattgtaagcaactttctaatttactcccattaaacatttctttgttctcttggtatttttatttgaaagagcaggaatttaaagcttaggagccagcccattcttgaatcagcaccctgggtagcacttgctggctACATTTAGAGTTGTACCTAGTCACAAATACATGCTCATACTGCAGTATGCATAGAGCACAAAtgtgtgttttataatatattatttttgtaagtaaaagaaaaaaaattgtaaatcttaGTATGCTGAATAAACCTACTTTTCAAAATATTTGTGGAGGCTTGTCTCTTACCACCAAAGAGCATGTGTACTGCAGTATGCATATAGAGCACAAATAATTATCAAACAGTTTTTACTGGAAAAATATGTTCCAATATTTCTCAGCTGGTTTTTGACatgcaaacccccccccaaaaacccCCCACACATTTTCCATGTTTTGATAAtatatcattcagtgtcctccacagaaaatgttgcattATACATTAGCCAGGTGATTGCAGTGTAATTCTTACtttttcagctatccaaagcacaaaataattgcacaatttaacatacatgtatttaatgataatttgtgcaataaaataatATTAGCTAAGACTTTAGCTGGGAGGTCAGTAATATTAGCCAGGTGTTGCACCCGTTAAAGAGGTCATGGGGAAAACACTGTGATTGCAGCCCCATATTCCTGTAATACAGAGTAAATAACTGTGCTGTAAAGAGCTGAGAAATCAACATAAAATAGGGTGCGGTGCATCTGTTAGTAAGAAAATGATATGCATTCTAGATATTAAACATgcacaaaatgtatttttatccAGCCAAAAAATAGATTACATTTAGGTCACAATGTGTTTCACAACCCTCACATACTTATGGACCTACCGAGAAATGGGAAGTGGATAAATATGGACTTTTGACTTCACTACTACAGGGagatttttataaataaacaaaactcCCACAATAGGTCAGACTTGTAATCAGTGATTAGATTAAATGTTTAGCCACATAAGGTTACACTGAATGACTGGTCTGAAGAGATTCACTGGCAAATGGCTCAGAATTCTCAGCAAATAGTTAACCCCTTCATTAATGGGGTGTCTAAAATGCACAGTTAAAACATTGCTATACAGTCTATGCATAATACACgcactaaaataaataatatatacacatatatatatttttttttttatttttattttttttacacatatacacacagactcaTAGAACAGCACTCTCCATTACTGAATCCTTTTATTTGgttgttttcggggtctcccccgtcctcagaccagacAATAACTTTTGTCTGGTCTGAGGACGGGGAGACCCCCAAAACATTAACCAAataaaaggattaaagggacatgacacccacattttttctttcatgatttagaaagagaatgtaattttaaacatctttctaattaacttatattatctaatttgttttattctcttgatattctttgcggaaaagcatatctagatatgctcagtagctgctgattggttgctgcacatagaagcctcgtgtgattggctcatcatgtgcatttctttttcttcaactaaggatatctaaaaaaggaagcaaaataaataatagaagtaaattgtaatgttgtttaaatttctattctctatctgaatcatgaaagaaagattttgggtttagtggccctttaagggattaAGTAATGGAGAGTGCTGTTCTTTGAGACTTTTGTGGATGAATATTTTGAACTGTACCCCGGGAGCTTGTTTTGTATATAGgaagtgagtgctggatcccacaatggaatgaaaaaaaataaaataaaaattatatatatatatatattttgttcccTACGAAATTAGGCTTTGACTGTGATATGCATACAATCAGACATATAAGACATGACAAACACATATTATAAAGACAAAAACAGAAAGACAGATAAAATAATCTTTGGTTATATATTGTATCCTTTGATGATATTTTTGTCTTTGTTGTGTGATACAGGAGTTCTGAAAAAATATTTGCAGATAAAGAATGGTATTTGGGAAATTAGGTAAAAGAGTTCTGTATTAACCCAATATATTACAAAACTTCATTATGAATAAACGTAGAAAAAGTAAAAACCTAAATTTCTGTAGCAAACAAAAAATAGCTAAAATTTGTAAAGCATCCTTGGTAAATACAAAGAGTTTCCATTTTAAGGCATCAATGTGAAGGCAAAGTGCACGTTATAAGCATCAGAACCAAACGGTGATAACGTATCACAAATCAGCAATTTAAGTAAACGTTAATCTCTTGCATAATGATTTCCTGAATTCCTGAGAATGTTTGTACCTTTGGTCACAGTTCACATATACTTGCTGGTAGGTAATCAAGAAGCACCATATCACACAAGCAGTAAGTGTGAGAGCAGGGGCACCTCATAATCTGGCATATGATTGGCACAGTGCATGGTCTCTAATGTCCCCCCAGCCACCGTTCTTAGTCTGTGGGGGGTTCCGTACTTCTTCTTGGCGGCTGGCGACAGTTATAGTTTTTGGGAAAAGTCGCCCGCTCAGCTCCCTGACCTGCGTTCTTAGAGTTTGTAAGCCAGCCTCTGGGCTGGCACATGGCCCTGTGCGcccacatccaccatctccgccgtCAGCAGGCAGAGAGAGTACCCTTGGCAGGCGGGCAGACAGAACCTTTAGTGGGTGGGCAAGGCACGATGCCGAGATATGTTGCAGACTCCAATCCCAGTTATAATCATCATATGTGCAGAATTCCGCTAAACAGCCCATAAGCTGGTAGTAGAGTCCTCTAGGCATTGCTACAGCAGATCGATGCTTTGGCGCTACCCAGCCGCTTAATTCTACCTGCTGTGGATCTGGTGATGAATCTGGGCTGGCAGTGCCTCCAAGACTCAGCAGTTGGCATCCTTCCTCTTGGCATTGACTTTGCATGAGACGCATCACATGCATCCAGTCTGGGAGGAGATAGCTGCCCTCTTCTAGGAACAGCACATAACCACTGTACCCACTCACTTCCCGCAGTCTTTCCCAGGTGTAGTGCAGCTTCCACCACCAGTGATGTTTGTCCAGGGCAAAGGAGGCTTCCCTGTAATGCCCATGGCTGTCAGGGTATTCCGCATTATTGCAGCCACTTTGCAAGGCAGACTCTTTGGATAAGTCTCGTGGGCAGTCTGCAGGGTCACTTCCTGGAAACTCATGCGGGTAGAAGCTCATGCTGTATGGGAAGAAGAGGGGCAGCACACGGCAGAAGTCTATAGATTGTATGGCATCAGCAACCTCAGTGCAAGGCTTCTCCATGCTCAATACCAGCAAGAGGCGGTTGGTGGTCCCAGGCCCAGCTGCCTTTAAGGATTCTGTGAGTAGCCGAAGGCGGGCACCACTCCCAGGTCCTCCTCGTACCTGTACCACAACCACCAGCTCAGGTCGACTTGGGAAGAGTTCAGCATTAATAACTGTCTGCCGTAAATTGTTTCGATAGGCAAACAGTCTCATTTGCAGAGGGGAGCCATGGGGCAGATGGAAGGCGGAGAAACTCTTGTTATCAGAGCGTAAACTGCTCAGTGTGGCGACTTGTTCCTCCTGGGCAGAAGAGGAGGTGAGGAGCAGGCAAACACAGATGCCCATCACCAGGAGCAGAAGCAGGGCAGCTATCTTCTTTTTATGCAACGTCAGCCTCATGGTTCCAGCCGCTAACTACCTGTGAGCAGATAAATACTCTGTGGTGATCCCAAGCATAGCAGATGTGCTCCTATCTTACCCTATACACAAATACTGCAGTATGTTAACCCTGACCTTAGCTAAATCACCCTTACTAATGAGGCTTCATATTACTAACCCCTTACTGATGAGGCTCaatattacattaaccccttactgaCATGGCTTaatattacattaaccccttactgaTGTGGCTCaatattacattaaccccttactgaTGAGGCTCaatattacattaaccccttactgaTGAGGCTCaatattacattaaccccttactgaTGAGGCTCaatattacattaaccccttactgaCATGGCTTaatattacattaaccccttactgaTGTGGCTCaatattacattaaccccttactgaTGAGGCTCaatattacattaaccccttactgaTGAGGCTCaatattacattaaccccttactgaCATGGCTTaatattacattaaccccttactgaT
This genomic stretch from Bombina bombina isolate aBomBom1 chromosome 4, aBomBom1.pri, whole genome shotgun sequence harbors:
- the LOC128658185 gene encoding alpha-1,6-mannosyl-glycoprotein 2-beta-N-acetylglucosaminyltransferase, translated to MRLTLHKKKIAALLLLLVMGICVCLLLTSSSAQEEQVATLSSLRSDNKSFSAFHLPHGSPLQMRLFAYRNNLRQTVINAELFPSRPELVVVVQVRGGPGSGARLRLLTESLKAAGPGTTNRLLLVLSMEKPCTEVADAIQSIDFCRVLPLFFPYSMSFYPHEFPGSDPADCPRDLSKESALQSGCNNAEYPDSHGHYREASFALDKHHWWWKLHYTWERLREVSGYSGYVLFLEEGSYLLPDWMHVMRLMQSQCQEEGCQLLSLGGTASPDSSPDPQQVELSGWVAPKHRSAVAMPRGLYYQLMGCLAEFCTYDDYNWDWSLQHISASCLAHPLKVLSARLPRVLSLPADGGDGGCGRTGPCASPEAGLQTLRTQVRELSGRLFPKTITVASRQEEVRNPPQTKNGGWGDIRDHALCQSYARL